From Daucus carota subsp. sativus chromosome 6, DH1 v3.0, whole genome shotgun sequence, the proteins below share one genomic window:
- the LOC135147310 gene encoding uncharacterized protein LOC135147310, with the protein MEGRRRYRGDKYNQEATKANRKSSGGDWQQTVPSWEKKFCTSICKVPWNRIVDAKKYMHCHDNVVNWDDTAAKEAFDNAKMRYYAETHGLPCEIEMPDPDEYIDEIDWDCRVDQDLLHDLVKKPVDVDTARKRENIVIFGDSFLQDQGFSSTGWGDVVEESKENPNISSNIDGDKPWEQKVSQNDGPVEGNAWTDSGYNAWGWYDNNNTPMGGYGWGDGWGCSGPSGWGDGWNDSQGWYHYGNSNAQEYVEEDPNAIYGGSSYGEHPCKGSSYAEHPRKGGDTGNIDQGFCVPEHSGYLPPDSRYYNNNYMPRHEYSQFQGTNYQKNQSRRKADGARNRVNFVSEQQATNKWSASREKFTTSCAPVVSNVSGKRQNRWSMDKPVS; encoded by the exons ATGGAGGGTAGGAGAAGATACAGGGGAGATAAGTATAATCAAGAAGCTACAAAAGCTAATAGAAAGTCATCTGGAG GTGATTGGCAACAAACTGTCCCTTCATGGGAGAAGAAGTTTTGCACTTCAATTTGTAAAGTTCCGTGGAACAGGATCGTGGATGCTAAGAAGTATATGCACTGCCATGACAATGTGGTTAATTGGGATGATACTGCTGCGAAAGAAGCATTTGACAATGCCAAGATGAGGTACTACGCAGAGACACATGGTCTTCCTTGTGAGATAGAAATGCCAGATCCTGATGAATATATTGATGAAATTGACTGGGATTGCCGCGTTGATCAAGACCTGCTACATGACTTGGTGAAGAAACCAGTGGATGTTGATACAGCAAGGAAACGTGAGAATATCGTGATTTTTGGTGACAGTTTCTTACAAGATCAAGGATTCTCGAGTACAGGTTGGGGAGATGTTGTGGAAGAATCTAAGGAAAATCCTAATATTTCATCTAACATAGACGGAGATAAACcttgggaacaaaaggttagtCAAAACGATGGACCTGTTGAAGGCAATGCATGGACAGATTCAGGCTACAATGCCTGGGGTTGGTATGACAATAATAACACACCCATGGGAGGTTACGGATGGGGAGATGGTTGGGGGTGTAGTGGTCCCAGTGGATGGGGAGATGGTTGGAATGATTCCCAGGGTTGGTATCATTATGGAAATAGTAATGCACAAGAGTATGTGGAGGAAGATCCTAATGCAATATATGGGGGTTCATCGTATGGAGAGCATCCATGCAAGGGTTCATCGTATGCAGAGCATCCACGCAAAGGGGGGGACACTGGAAATATTGATCAAGGATTTTGTGTGCCGGAGCACAGTGGTTACCTTCCACCAGATAGTAGgtattataacaataattacATGCCAAGGCATGAATACTCACAGTTTCAGGGCACCAACTACCAAAAGAATCAGTCCAGGAGGAAGGCAGATGGCGCGAGAAATAGAGTAAATTTTGTGTCTGAACAGCAAGCAACGAATAAGTGGAGTGCTTCAAGGGAGAAGTTCACGACCTCATGTGCACCTGTCGTTAGCAATGTATCTGGCAAACGCCAAAATCGCTGGAGCATGGATAAGCCAGTCTCTTGA